The proteins below are encoded in one region of Meriones unguiculatus strain TT.TT164.6M chromosome 18, Bangor_MerUng_6.1, whole genome shotgun sequence:
- the Knstrn gene encoding small kinetochore-associated protein isoform X1 — MAAPEVEAQEVVFRTTGPPTDSEPHPLPPSSRKFPFESTAASSTQDWAVAEEHLLKGNEEDCGPELAAPGDQPSHPAGTASAKTVCDAQPHVMPSGSLPADAQATSKLPVKIKEVDGLRHLHPGSSESDTTKVTKSRQENRQMKAAEIASKRNIKKSYKPFKQKPEEELKDKNQLLESVNKQLHQKLMETQGELKDLTQKVELLEKFQNNCLAILESKGLNPGSETLASEKKPTIDHTDSVLLLETLQDELKVFNETAKKQMEELKALKVKLKLKEEERGQFLKQQNSCKEQASDFTKVLEEMEKLLEM, encoded by the exons ATGGCGGCTCCCGAGGTCGAGGCACAGGAAGTAGTCTTCCGTACAACAGGCCCGCCCACAGACTCGGAGCCGCACCCCCTCCCGCCCAGCTCCCGGAAGTTTCCTTTTGAAAGCACGGCGGCAAGCTCTACCCAGGACTGGGCGGTTGCTGAGGAGCATCTTTTGAAAGGGAACGAAGAGGACTGCGGGCCGGAGCTGGCAGCGCCGGG GGACCAGCCAAGCCACCCGGCCGGGACAGCCAGTGCTAAGACCGTGTGCGACGCGCAGCCCCACGTGATGCCGAGCGGCAGCCTACCCGCAG atgCACAAGCCACTTCTAAACTACCTGTTAAAATCAAAGAAGTTGATGGGCTTAGACATCTTCATCCAGGAAGTTCAGAGTCTGATACGACAAAAGTCACCAAATCAAGACAAGAGAACCG GCAGATGAAAGCCGCAGAGATTGCCAGCAAGAGGAACATCAAAAAGAG CTACAAACCATTCAAGCAAAAACCAGAGGAGGAACTAAAGGATAAAAACCAGCTTCTAGAGTCCGTCAACAAGCAGCTACACCAGAAGCTGATGGAGACTCAG GGAGAACTGAAGGACCTGACGCAGAAAGTGGAGCTGCTGGAGAAGTTTCAGAATAACTGCTTAGCGATTTTGGAGAGCAAAGGCCTCAACCCAG GCAGCGAGACCCTGGCATCAGAGAAGAAACCCACCATAGATCACACGGACTCCGTG CTGCTGCTAGAAACTTTGCAAGATGAACTGAAGGTTTTCAATGAAACGGCCAAGAAGCAGATGGAGGAGTTAAAG GCCTTGAAGGTAAAGTTGAagctgaaagaggaagaaagaggccaGTTCCTGAAACAACAAAACTCATgtaaagagcaagccagtgactTCACGAAAGTCCTGGAGGAAATGGAGAAGCTCTTAGAAATGTAA
- the Knstrn gene encoding small kinetochore-associated protein isoform X2 produces the protein MAAPEVEAQEVVFRTTGPPTDSEPHPLPPSSRKFPFESTAASSTQDWAVAEEHLLKGNEEDCGPELAAPGDQPSHPAGTASAKTVCDAQPHVMPSGSLPADAQATSKLPVKIKEVDGLRHLHPGSSESDTTKVTKSRQENRQMKAAEIASKRNIKKSYKPFKQKPEEELKDKNQLLESVNKQLHQKLMETQGELKDLTQKVELLEKFQNNCLAILESKGLNPGSETLASEKKPTIDHTDSVLLLETLQDELKVFNETAKKQMEELKMLFSTDFSFCVPEDSEMFLETKPNAKPGGLGGKSPPLQRATQS, from the exons ATGGCGGCTCCCGAGGTCGAGGCACAGGAAGTAGTCTTCCGTACAACAGGCCCGCCCACAGACTCGGAGCCGCACCCCCTCCCGCCCAGCTCCCGGAAGTTTCCTTTTGAAAGCACGGCGGCAAGCTCTACCCAGGACTGGGCGGTTGCTGAGGAGCATCTTTTGAAAGGGAACGAAGAGGACTGCGGGCCGGAGCTGGCAGCGCCGGG GGACCAGCCAAGCCACCCGGCCGGGACAGCCAGTGCTAAGACCGTGTGCGACGCGCAGCCCCACGTGATGCCGAGCGGCAGCCTACCCGCAG atgCACAAGCCACTTCTAAACTACCTGTTAAAATCAAAGAAGTTGATGGGCTTAGACATCTTCATCCAGGAAGTTCAGAGTCTGATACGACAAAAGTCACCAAATCAAGACAAGAGAACCG GCAGATGAAAGCCGCAGAGATTGCCAGCAAGAGGAACATCAAAAAGAG CTACAAACCATTCAAGCAAAAACCAGAGGAGGAACTAAAGGATAAAAACCAGCTTCTAGAGTCCGTCAACAAGCAGCTACACCAGAAGCTGATGGAGACTCAG GGAGAACTGAAGGACCTGACGCAGAAAGTGGAGCTGCTGGAGAAGTTTCAGAATAACTGCTTAGCGATTTTGGAGAGCAAAGGCCTCAACCCAG GCAGCGAGACCCTGGCATCAGAGAAGAAACCCACCATAGATCACACGGACTCCGTG CTGCTGCTAGAAACTTTGCAAGATGAACTGAAGGTTTTCAATGAAACGGCCAAGAAGCAGATGGAGGAGTTAAAG atgctTTTCtctacagatttttctttttgcgTTCCTGAGGACTCAGAAATGTTCTTGGAGACAAAACCCAACGCAAAGCCTGGGGGTTTAGGGGGGAAGTCTCCACCTCTCCAGAGGGCCACTCAAAGTTGA
- the Disp2 gene encoding protein dispatched homolog 2, with translation MAPEASPERSCSLHACPLEDPTGAPVPAPAVALQAVDPTSPLTAGHFAFPRAPQDYQEGSSLLGLGDQASLCAHVSNLSTSIDPSQHDGVWKPPSVQRHVVSVRQERSFRMPKSYSQLIADWPVAVLLSCLAFIFLCTLAGLLGSPPLDFSEPLLGFEPRDTEISRKLEVWKAMQALTGPKNLLSLSPDPEINSSGLLSTLSPAAWGRAEESVVRNKRMVGPVEDKEEENFFCGPPEKSHAKLVFVSTSGGSLWNLQAIHSMCRIEQEQIRSHISFGALCQRSAANECCPSWSLGNYLAVLSNRSSCMDTTQADTDRTLALLRFCATFYHRGVLVPACVGSGQNKPPFCAQVPTKCTRSTAVYHLLHFLLDRDFLSPQTADYQVPSLKFGLLFLPITKTSSLLDIYLDGLVDPIKVSDNYTSISGMDLGLKPRLLKYYLAEDTMYPLVALVVIFFGMSLYLRSLFITFMSLLGVVGSLMVAFFLYHVAFRMAYFPFVNLASLLLLSGVCVNYSLIFFDLWRLSRGQVPSGGLAHRVGRTMHHFGYLLLVSGLTTSAAFYGSYLSRLPTVRCFALFMGTAVLVHMGLTLLWLPATVVLHERYLARGCVSQAQGQRGGSDPLRLLLALHRRIRILRRIISILSRLLFQRLLPCGVIKFRYIWICWFAALAAGGAYIGGVSPRLQLPILLPLGGQVFRSSHPFERFDAEYRQQFLFEDLPPNEGGNLPVILVWGILPVDTSDPLDPRSNSSVVSDPDFSPGSPEAQEWLLALCHGAQNQTFYGEQPEGWPTLCLVEALQQWMESPSCGRLGPDLCCGQSEFPWAPQLYLHCLKMMALEQSPDGSRDLGLRFDTHGNLAALVLKFQTNLPYSTEYGPVHHFYTEVSRWLSTEMGSAPPGINQGWFTSTLELYSLQHSLSTEPAVVLGLALALAFATLLLGTWNVPLSLFSVAAVAGTVLLTVGLLVLLEWQLNPAECLFLSASVGLSVDLTVNYCISYHLCPHPDRLSRVAFSLRQTSRATAMGTGALFASGVLMLPSTILLYRKLGIIVMMVKFLGCGFASFFFQSLCCFFGPEKNCGQILWPCAHLPWDAGTEDPDEKGRTGPPGFSEHYELQPLSRRRSPSFDTSTATSKLSHRPSILSEDFQLHDGSCCLRHVPVPANPRDLLLDHQVVFSQCPALQTSSPYKQAGPNPQTWIIQDSQGRRAQILQALPIAPAHCPKPRVEELPDGLCSSGSTLEGLSVSDDTCASEPSVRVPDSVGTSPEVMNGTGHPILERGQLNGKRDTLWLVLKEAIYDPGLPNPHHSSLSWKGRGGPGDISPVVLPNSQPDLPDVWLRRPNTYTSGYSS, from the exons TTCCGGATGCCAAAGAG cTATTCCCAGTTGATTGCTGACTGGCCGGTGGCCGTGCTGCTGTCGTGCCTGgccttcatcttcctctgtaccCTAGCTGGGCTGTTGGGAAGCCCACCACTTGACTTTTCGGAGCCTTTACTG GGTTTTGAGCCTCGGGACACAGAGATCAGCCGAAAGCTAGAAGTCTGGAAAGCCATGCAGGCCCTCACTGGCCCCAAGaatctgctttctctctccccgGACCCTGAGATCAACAG CTCAGGCCTCCTAAGCACCCTGAGCCCCGCAGCCTGGGGCAGGGCTGAGGAAAGTGTGGTCCGAAACAAGAGGATGGTGGGGCCAGtggaagacaaagaagaggaGAACTTCTTTTGCGGCCCTCCTG AGAAGAGCCACGCAAAGCTGGTGTTTGTGTCCACCTCTGGGGGAAGCCTGTGGAACCTGCAAGCCATCCATTCCATGTGTCGAATAGAACAGGAGCAG ATCCGCTCTCATATCAGCTTCGGGGCTCTGTGCCAGCGATCAGCAGCCAATGAGTGCTGTCCCAGCTGGTCCCTGGGCAACTATCTGGCTGTACTGTCCAACCGCTCCTCCTGCATGGACACGACCCAAGCCGATACCGACCGCACCCTGGCCCTGCTTCGGTTCTGTGCCACCTTCTACCATCGTGGTGTCCTCGTGCCGGCTTGTGTGGGATCTGGGCAGAACAAACCCCCGTTTTGTGCCCAAGTCCCCACCAAGTGTACCCGAAGCACCGCGGTCTATCATCTCCTGCACTTCCTGCTAGACAGGGACTTCCTGAGTCCCCAGACCGCCGATTACCAGGTGCCCTCCCTCAAGTTCGGCCTGCTCTTCCTGCCCATCACAAAGACTTCCTCCCTGCTGGACATCTACTTGGACGGCCTGGTTGACCCAATTAAAGTCTCTGACAACTATACGTCTATCAGCGGCATGGACTTGGGCCTCAAGCCCAGACTGCTGAAGTACTACCTAGCCGAAGACACCATGTACCCCTTGGTGGCTCTGGTTGTCATCTTCTTTGGCATGTCTCTCTACCTGCGCTCCCTCTTCATCACGTTCATGTCACTGCTGGGGGTGGTGGGCTCCCTCATGGTGGCCTTCTTTCTCTACCACGTAGCGTTCCGCATGGCCTACTTCCCCTTTGTCAACCTAGCGTCCCTCCTCCTGCTTAGTGGCGTCTGTGTCAATTACAGTCTCATCTTCTTCGACCTGTGGCGCCTCAGCCGGGGCCAGGTGCCCTCCGGGGGTCTGGCACACCGCGTGGGCCGCACCATGCACCACTTTGGCTACCTGCTTCTGGTCTCGGGCCTCACCACCAGCGCGGCCTTCTACGGCAGCTACCTGAGCCGCCTGCCCACAGTGCGTTGCTTCGCCCTCTTCATGGGCACCGCTGTGCTGGTGCACATGGGGCTCACGCTGCTCTGGCTTCCGGCCACCGTTGTGCTGCACGAGCGCTACCTGGCACGCGGCTGCGTGTCccaagcccagggccagaggggCGGCAGCGACCCCTTGCGGCTGTTGCTGGCGTTGCACAGACGGATCCGCATTCTCCGCAGGATTATTTCCATCCTCTCTCGCCTGCTCTTCCAGCGCCTGCTGCCCTGTGGCGTCATCAAATTTCGGTACATCTGGATCTGCTGGTTCGCGGCGTTGGCGGCAGGGGGCGCCTACATCGGCGGCGTCAGCCCACGCCTGCAACTGCCTATTCTCCTGCCGCTGGGCGGTCAGGTCTTCCGGTCCAGCCATCCCTTTGAGCGCTTTGATGCCGAGTACCGCCAGCAGTTCCTGTTCGAGGATCTTCCCCCCAACGAGGGCGGCAACTTGCCAGTGATTCTGGTGTGGGGAATCTTGCCAGTCGACACTAGTGATCCCCTGGACCCTCGCAGCAACAGCTCCGTGGTCAGCGATCCTGATTTCTCCCCCGGCAGCCCTGAGGCTCAGGAGTGGCTCCTGGCCCTTTGCCACGGAGCCCAGAACCAGACCTTCTATGGAGAGCAGCCAGAGGGTTGGCCTACACTGTGCTTGGTGGAAGCCCTGCAGCAGTGGATGGAGAGCCCCAGCTGTGGCCGCCTGGGTCCCGATCTATGCTGTGGCCAGTCGGAATTCCCCTGGGCCCCCCAGCTTTACCTGCACTGTCTCAAGATGATGGCTCTGGAGCAAAGTCCCGACGGCAGCCGTGACCTGGGGCTCCGCTTCGATACTCACGGCAACCTGGCGGCTCTAGTTCtcaagttccagaccaacctaCCGTACAGTACAGAGTACGGCCCGGTCCACCATTTCTACACCGAAGTCAGCCGCTGGCTGTCAACAGAGATGGGCAGTGCACCTCCGGGCATCAACCAGGGCTGGTTCACGAGCACCTTGGAGCTCTACAGCCTCCAGCATAGCCTGAGCACGGAGCCTGCTGTCGTGCTTGgtctggccctggccctggccttcGCGACCTTACTGCTGGGCACCTGGAACGTCCCCCTCAGCCTGTTCTCGGTGGCGGCTGTGGCTGGCACCGTCCTGCTCACCGTGGGCTTGCTGGTCCTGCTCGAGTGGCAGCTCAACCCTGCCGAGTGTCTCTTCCTCTCCGCCTCCGTGGGCCTCTCTGTAGACCTAACGGTCAACTACTGCATCTCCTACCACCTGTGCCCGCACCCGGACCGCCTGAGCCGGGTGGCCTTCTCCTTGCGTCAGACCAGCCGGGCCACAGCCATGGGGACCGGAGCGCTCTTTGCCTCCGGCGTGCTCATGCTGCCTTCCACCATACTGCTCTATCGAAAGCTGGGCATCATCGTCATGATGGTCAAGTTCCTTGGCTGTGGCTTTGCCagcttcttcttccagtccctgtGCTGTTTCTTTGGGCCAGAGAAGAACTGTGGGCAGATCCTGTGGCCCTGCGCCCACCTGCCGTGGGATGCCGGGACCGAGGACCCTGATGAGAAGGGACGGACAGGGCCACCGGGGTTCTCGGAGCACTATGAGTTGCAGCCCCTGTCTCGGCGCCGGAGCCCCAGCTTTGACACCAGCACAGCCACAAGCAAGCTGTCCCACCGGCCCTCCATCCTCTCTGAAGATTTCCAGCTGCATGACGGCAGCTGCTGCCTCCGGCACGTCCCCGTCCCTGCCAACCCCAGGGATCTGCTCCTGGACCACCAGGTAGTCTTCAGCCAGTGTCCAGCCCTGCAGACCTCCTCCCCCTATAAGCAGGCTGGCCCCAACCCCCAAACCTGGATCATTCAGGACTCCCAGGGACGGAGAGCTCAGATCTTACAGGCCCTGCCGATAGCCCCTGCCCACTGCCCCAAGCCCAGAGTCGAAGAGCTCCCCGATGGCCTCTGCTCCTCAGGCAGCACCCTGGAGGGACTCAGCGTCTCAGATGACACCTGTGCCTCTGAGCCCAGCGTCCGTGTGCCAGATTCTGTGGGCACCTCTCCGGAAGTCATGAATGGCACTGGGCACCCCATACTGGAGCGGGGCCAGCTGAACGGGAAACGTGACACCCTGTGGCTGGTGCTCAAGGAGGCCATCTATGACCCAGGCCTGCCCAACCCTCATCACAGCAGCTTATCCTGGAAGGGCCGCGGTGGGCCGGGTGACATCAGCCCCGTGGTGCTTCCCAACAGTCAGCCAGACCTGCCGGATGTTTGGCTCCGCAGGCCTAACACCTACACCTCTGGCTATAGCAGCTGA